One window of the Patescibacteria group bacterium genome contains the following:
- a CDS encoding GatB/YqeY domain-containing protein encodes MSLFLTIREAIAAARREANEQGKLRLTTLSLLLAALQNEAIALHAKEQGLSDEQVIAVVRREVKRRKDAAQVYRDHGEEARALIEEAENKILAVYLPAAPSDEMIRMTIFEITKGLPEHERNVGRVMKEAMARLKGADGSVVRAMVQQILTPPPPP; translated from the coding sequence ATGTCTCTCTTCCTCACCATTCGCGAAGCCATTGCGGCTGCACGCAGGGAAGCAAACGAGCAGGGCAAGTTGCGCCTCACTACGCTTTCTTTGTTGCTTGCGGCGTTGCAGAACGAAGCCATCGCTTTGCATGCAAAGGAACAAGGGCTTTCAGACGAGCAGGTGATTGCCGTGGTGCGGCGCGAGGTGAAACGCAGGAAGGATGCGGCGCAGGTATACCGAGATCATGGTGAGGAAGCGCGCGCGTTAATAGAAGAGGCAGAGAATAAAATTCTTGCCGTGTATCTGCCCGCCGCCCCGAGCGATGAGATGATTCGCATGACGATTTTTGAGATTACAAAAGGGCTTCCTGAACACGAACGCAATGTAGGGCGGGTTATGAAAGAGGCAATGGCGCGCCTCAAGGGCGCAGATGGCAGTGTGGTGCGTGCGATGGTGCAACAGATTCTCACACCTCCTCCTCCTCCGTAA
- the hisS gene encoding histidine--tRNA ligase: MPFKGNNNVKAKSASSGEKAESSVPVQAGVKEARLQTIRGMRDVLPEEYPLMHAVTQAVERVARDFRYERICVPLVEATSLFSRSVGTETDIVEKEMYTFNDRGGENITLRPEFTASIARAYIEHGMYSRPQPVRLWDMGPAFRYDRPQAGRYRQFWQYDFEVLGDGHPIIDAQLIAAVATLYQTLSVPIVIAINSIGEKACRPAYIKALVDYLSSHRSSLCENCVRRMETNPLRALDCKEPGCQLALAQAPQIIDWLCENCREHFVKVLEYLDELEVPYCLEPKLVRGLDYYTRTTFEVMAKAGDPAGLGVEGEGVSLAIGGGGRYDNLIAELGGRATPAVGFAGGIERLILAMQRSGFAPLPPSAPQLFLAQLGNEARKKTLSLSFHLRRAGYTVADQFSKDGLSQQLEVAGRLGCSYTLILGQKELLDSTIIIRDMESGIQEIVDYAKVMQEIEKRFSREDPHTKKIPIIFQPSADVRKPDLKREEYLLKDTLEKAEGDDLMVETESMSIEEVTEEIVEGVEREEEGGLASGLKWVPDNNGAEFEDEEKY, encoded by the coding sequence ATGCCATTTAAAGGTAATAATAATGTTAAAGCGAAAAGCGCTTCGAGTGGGGAGAAGGCTGAATCTTCCGTGCCAGTACAAGCGGGAGTGAAGGAGGCAAGGTTGCAGACCATTCGAGGCATGCGCGATGTCCTGCCCGAAGAATATCCGCTTATGCATGCAGTCACACAGGCGGTTGAGCGCGTGGCGCGGGATTTTCGTTATGAACGCATATGTGTTCCGTTAGTCGAAGCAACCAGTCTCTTCAGCCGTTCGGTAGGGACAGAAACGGATATCGTAGAAAAAGAAATGTATACGTTTAATGACCGTGGTGGAGAGAATATTACCCTGCGGCCGGAGTTTACCGCCTCCATTGCCCGCGCCTACATTGAGCATGGTATGTATTCACGCCCCCAGCCGGTGCGGCTGTGGGACATGGGGCCTGCATTTCGCTATGACCGCCCCCAAGCGGGGAGATACCGCCAGTTTTGGCAATATGATTTTGAAGTGCTTGGCGACGGGCATCCTATCATTGATGCGCAGCTTATTGCCGCAGTGGCCACCCTCTATCAGACGCTTTCGGTGCCTATTGTCATTGCAATCAACAGCATAGGCGAGAAGGCATGCCGTCCCGCGTATATAAAAGCGCTCGTGGATTATTTGTCATCCCATCGTTCCTCTCTCTGTGAGAATTGCGTACGCCGTATGGAAACCAATCCTTTAAGGGCGCTTGATTGCAAAGAGCCGGGATGCCAATTGGCGCTCGCGCAAGCGCCGCAAATCATTGATTGGCTTTGTGAGAATTGCCGCGAGCATTTTGTGAAGGTGTTGGAATATCTCGATGAGCTTGAGGTGCCCTACTGTCTCGAGCCAAAGCTGGTAAGGGGATTGGATTATTATACTCGTACGACGTTTGAAGTGATGGCTAAGGCGGGAGATCCCGCAGGTCTTGGGGTTGAAGGGGAGGGTGTATCACTTGCCATTGGCGGGGGCGGCAGGTATGACAACCTTATCGCGGAATTAGGCGGGAGAGCGACTCCCGCGGTGGGATTCGCGGGAGGCATTGAGCGATTGATCCTCGCCATGCAGCGAAGCGGATTCGCGCCTCTGCCTCCGTCAGCACCGCAATTATTTTTAGCGCAATTGGGAAATGAGGCGCGCAAAAAAACATTAAGCCTTTCTTTTCATCTGCGGCGCGCAGGGTATACGGTCGCCGACCAGTTTTCGAAGGACGGTTTGTCACAGCAGCTTGAGGTGGCAGGAAGGCTTGGATGCAGCTATACGCTCATCCTCGGCCAGAAGGAGCTGCTTGACAGCACCATCATTATCCGCGATATGGAAAGTGGCATACAAGAGATAGTGGATTATGCAAAAGTCATGCAGGAGATTGAGAAACGATTCTCCCGGGAAGATCCGCACACCAAAAAAATACCCATTATTTTCCAGCCTTCCGCCGATGTACGGAAACCTGATTTGAAGAGGGAGGAATATCTCCTCAAAGATACCCTGGAAAAAGCGGAAGGAGACGACCTCATGGTTGAGACTGAATCCATGAGCATTGAAGAAGTGACTGAAGAGATTGTGGAAGGAGTTGAGAGGGAAGAGGAAGGGGGATTGGCGAGCGGCCTCAAATGGGTGCCAGATAATAATGGGGCTGAATTTGAAGACGAAGAGAAATATTAA
- the lepB gene encoding signal peptidase I yields the protein MAQESMPSFGAPEDSIWSSIKSFVWETVKVIVISLAIIIPVRYYVIQPFYVKGASMEPSYFDHEYLIIDEFSYHLRDPRQGEVVVFRPPNDPRQFYIKRVIGVPGDRVKITGGNIYRYTADQPEGAQLDEPYLSEGTVTLGEVDVQLKDNQYFVLGDHRGASLDSRVFGTIERSEIVGRTWIRGWPLNRITVFSAPMDE from the coding sequence ATGGCCCAAGAATCAATGCCCTCGTTTGGCGCACCAGAAGATTCAATCTGGTCGAGCATTAAATCATTTGTGTGGGAGACGGTGAAAGTGATCGTTATTTCGCTTGCCATTATCATACCTGTCCGTTATTATGTCATCCAGCCGTTTTATGTGAAAGGCGCAAGCATGGAGCCGAGCTATTTCGACCATGAATATCTCATCATTGATGAGTTCTCCTACCATTTGCGCGATCCGCGCCAGGGAGAGGTGGTAGTGTTCCGCCCGCCGAATGACCCGCGCCAGTTTTATATCAAACGGGTGATCGGCGTGCCCGGAGACCGCGTGAAAATCACGGGAGGCAATATATACCGTTATACCGCGGATCAGCCGGAAGGAGCACAATTGGATGAGCCTTATCTTAGCGAGGGCACTGTGACCTTGGGAGAAGTGGACGTACAGCTGAAAGACAACCAATATTTTGTGCTTGGCGACCATCGCGGCGCGTCTCTTGATTCGCGCGTGTTCGGGACTATAGAGCGCAGTGAAATCGTCGGCCGCACGTGGATACGGGGATGGCCGCTTAACCGGATCACCGTGTTCAGTGCGCCAATGGATGAATAA
- a CDS encoding LCP family protein produces the protein MVIPVPPTPLPPRAVPPHLKRTRKWWIIFFIIGICFAALGVLSWNDNSAQSEDTSASVHLPFLRSIESWLSGMKKSSLAKEERLNFLILGQGGAGHEGPYLTDTIILISVRPKTGDIVMLSIPRDLAVPVPGLGLRKVNAVNAIGESQEAGSGAALATNVIGQTFAVPIAGYVRIDFKGFVELVNILGGIDINVENAFIDPNYPDGIDRVMTISFAAGEQHMDGETVLQYVRSRHGSNGEGSDFARARRQQQVLLALRDKLFRFSTFLSPGKIAAIINSLEKNIETNIPTSQFDDLLLIARRTEGRIIAQRVLDSSPDGILKDEIGPDGAYLLMPIDANYGTLARFVQNLFAYEDLRGESAYVTILNGTSETGLASNASVELSSVGIHVIKKGNAPSRNWHESVIFDISKTKTASLAHLRTTFNARLITTPPPMEILNASTVATEDSALQTPDFILILGK, from the coding sequence ATGGTTATTCCCGTTCCCCCCACACCGCTCCCCCCGAGAGCAGTCCCCCCTCACCTCAAGCGCACGCGCAAATGGTGGATCATTTTTTTTATTATAGGAATCTGCTTTGCTGCCCTTGGCGTACTCTCATGGAACGATAATTCCGCGCAATCAGAAGATACAAGCGCCTCTGTGCATCTTCCTTTTTTACGCTCTATCGAATCATGGCTCTCCGGCATGAAAAAATCGTCGCTCGCGAAAGAAGAGCGGCTCAATTTCCTTATCCTAGGCCAAGGAGGCGCAGGGCATGAGGGGCCATATCTCACTGATACCATCATCCTGATCTCGGTCCGCCCTAAAACCGGCGACATCGTCATGCTCTCCATCCCCCGGGATTTGGCGGTGCCGGTGCCTGGGCTTGGCTTGCGCAAGGTGAACGCGGTCAATGCCATCGGTGAATCGCAGGAAGCGGGCTCCGGCGCCGCCCTTGCCACCAATGTCATCGGACAGACATTTGCCGTGCCCATTGCCGGCTATGTGCGCATAGATTTCAAGGGCTTCGTGGAATTAGTGAACATCTTAGGCGGCATTGATATCAATGTCGAGAACGCGTTTATAGATCCCAACTATCCTGACGGCATAGACCGCGTGATGACCATAAGCTTCGCTGCCGGCGAACAGCATATGGACGGCGAAACCGTGCTTCAGTACGTGCGCTCGCGCCATGGAAGTAATGGCGAAGGATCAGATTTTGCGCGCGCGCGCCGTCAGCAGCAAGTGCTCCTTGCGCTGCGCGATAAGCTGTTTCGTTTTTCGACGTTTCTGTCACCGGGCAAAATCGCGGCTATCATTAATTCGCTTGAAAAAAATATTGAAACCAATATTCCCACAAGCCAATTTGACGACCTGCTTCTCATTGCGCGCCGGACTGAAGGACGGATCATCGCACAACGCGTCCTTGATTCTTCTCCTGATGGGATTCTCAAGGATGAAATCGGCCCTGACGGCGCCTACCTCCTTATGCCAATTGACGCCAACTACGGCACACTCGCCCGCTTCGTGCAAAATCTTTTCGCCTACGAAGATCTCCGCGGCGAGAGCGCTTACGTCACGATCCTGAACGGCACCAGTGAAACAGGTCTTGCCTCCAATGCTTCAGTTGAGCTCTCTTCGGTAGGCATCCACGTGATTAAAAAAGGAAATGCGCCCAGCCGCAATTGGCATGAATCTGTAATTTTCGATATAAGCAAAACGAAGACTGCGAGCCTTGCCCACCTCCGTACCACGTTCAACGCGCGCCTCATTACTACTCCTCCCCCGATGGAAATTTTAAACGCAAGCACGGTTGCTACAGAGGACTCGGCCCTACAAACTCCCGATTTTATACTTATCTTAGGAAAATGA
- the der gene encoding ribosome biogenesis GTPase Der, whose product MTFPTPILPSVALVGRVNVGKSTLFNRIIGEPRSIVSPLPGTTRDVQETLVTWRGIAFTLLDTGGFDVEDDRTGIPAKVLAHSRLAAARADLVILMVDARAGLLPTDRTIAEELRKSGKPLIVAVNKSDNLAFRELINEFWKLGVGEPLALSARNGSGVGDLLDRIVQMLTKPPEDLLSHEPHTAPIRIAILGKPNVGKSTLLNALLGYERSIVSPHAHTTREPIDTPLFWENTPLVLIDTAGIRKKAKVTRGLESQGVSRSIHALKRSDVVILVLDMAEGINDQDKQLAHLIEESGTGLVIVGNKWDLVHDAQKRKFASQEVPREKRLGLSITQTGLRRLARERGRDDVEKGNTLDMGAQYLNYIHGRFPFLTWAPVVFTSALTRAHVRPLIETALHTARARAMTLEQAALDQFITETTQRHALPRLGPKRKRPEVIGFQQNGTNPPSFALMISTRERFPESYLRFLEKELRNKYDLLGTPVQIAAKIIK is encoded by the coding sequence ATGACCTTCCCTACCCCCATCCTTCCCAGCGTCGCCCTTGTGGGGAGAGTTAATGTGGGAAAATCCACACTCTTCAACCGCATCATCGGCGAACCGCGCTCCATCGTTTCCCCGCTTCCCGGCACCACGCGCGACGTGCAGGAAACGCTCGTCACCTGGCGCGGGATTGCATTTACCCTCCTTGATACCGGTGGCTTCGATGTGGAAGACGACCGCACCGGCATTCCCGCAAAAGTCCTCGCGCACTCGCGCCTTGCCGCAGCGCGCGCGGATCTGGTCATCCTAATGGTGGATGCGCGCGCGGGGCTGCTTCCGACAGACCGCACGATCGCGGAAGAGCTGCGCAAGAGCGGCAAGCCGCTGATTGTCGCCGTAAATAAATCCGACAATCTCGCATTCCGGGAATTGATAAATGAATTCTGGAAACTGGGAGTGGGTGAACCACTGGCGCTCTCTGCCCGCAACGGCAGCGGGGTGGGCGACCTTCTTGACCGGATTGTACAAATGCTTACCAAACCTCCTGAAGACCTGCTTTCCCATGAGCCTCATACTGCGCCAATTCGCATTGCCATTTTAGGCAAGCCCAATGTGGGGAAATCCACGCTTCTCAATGCCCTGCTCGGATATGAACGCTCTATCGTGAGCCCGCATGCCCATACGACGCGGGAACCCATTGACACTCCCCTTTTCTGGGAGAATACGCCCCTCGTGCTTATTGATACCGCAGGTATTCGGAAAAAAGCAAAAGTGACAAGGGGTTTGGAATCGCAGGGAGTGAGCAGGAGCATCCATGCCCTGAAGCGGTCAGACGTGGTCATACTCGTGCTCGATATGGCGGAAGGGATCAATGACCAGGACAAGCAGCTTGCGCACCTCATCGAGGAAAGCGGCACCGGTTTGGTGATCGTGGGGAATAAATGGGATCTGGTACACGATGCCCAGAAACGAAAATTTGCTTCTCAAGAGGTTCCACGAGAAAAACGATTGGGATTGTCCATCACGCAGACAGGATTGCGCAGGCTTGCCCGCGAACGCGGGCGGGATGATGTGGAGAAAGGAAACACGTTAGATATGGGCGCGCAGTATCTCAATTACATCCACGGCAGGTTCCCTTTCCTCACGTGGGCGCCCGTGGTCTTCACGTCGGCTTTGACGCGCGCGCACGTCCGCCCGCTCATCGAGACCGCGCTTCACACTGCCCGCGCGCGCGCCATGACGCTCGAGCAAGCGGCGTTGGATCAATTTATCACTGAAACCACACAGCGCCATGCTTTGCCGCGTTTGGGCCCCAAACGGAAACGGCCGGAGGTGATAGGTTTCCAGCAAAACGGCACCAACCCTCCCTCGTTCGCGCTTATGATCAGCACCCGCGAACGGTTTCCTGAATCCTATCTCCGCTTCCTTGAAAAGGAACTGCGGAATAAGTACGATCTTCTGGGAACGCCCGTTCAAATAGCAGCGAAGATTATTAAGTAA
- a CDS encoding class I SAM-dependent methyltransferase, which produces MPDLPHFVEYRYTPRYDSKDLEGIDIEPKPWNIQDEISSRTPAESTLLDVGCGPAKKLMPLAKEVKDIIGVDVNEKVIENAKKNIFKAKIKNIILLQGDAFHLPIGSRTIDTITFILSRHSSQEAYRVLKESGYIIIERMGEQDIANIKAFFGNDETGAPRGYRSEMKKGEIRETHERDLQQAGFSNITSKDGFWKTQYTRDELIHLLQETPAVKDFNIQKDQSIIDELCEKLMENGKITTTQHRVLIIAQKLANYN; this is translated from the coding sequence ATGCCTGATCTTCCTCACTTCGTTGAATACCGCTACACGCCGAGGTACGACTCAAAGGATTTAGAGGGTATTGATATTGAACCAAAACCCTGGAATATTCAGGACGAAATTTCCTCACGAACACCAGCGGAGAGCACCCTCCTTGATGTGGGATGTGGCCCCGCAAAAAAATTAATGCCTCTTGCAAAAGAAGTGAAGGATATTATTGGTGTTGATGTGAATGAAAAAGTAATTGAAAATGCTAAGAAGAATATTTTTAAGGCAAAAATAAAAAATATCATATTACTCCAAGGTGATGCCTTTCATCTCCCCATAGGTTCCAGGACGATTGATACTATCACCTTTATCCTTAGCCGTCATAGCTCGCAAGAAGCATATAGAGTCCTCAAAGAGAGCGGCTATATCATAATTGAACGCATGGGGGAACAAGATATAGCAAATATAAAAGCCTTTTTTGGGAACGATGAAACTGGCGCCCCAAGAGGCTATAGGAGTGAGATGAAAAAGGGTGAAATACGTGAAACCCATGAACGAGATTTACAACAAGCAGGGTTTTCTAATATCACAAGCAAAGACGGTTTCTGGAAAACGCAATATACACGCGATGAATTAATTCATCTCTTACAGGAAACTCCCGCAGTAAAAGACTTTAATATACAAAAGGATCAATCTATTATTGATGAACTTTGTGAGAAGCTCATGGAGAATGGTAAGATAACAACAACTCAGCATCGTGTGTTAATCATTGCGCAAAAATTAGCGAACTATAATTAA